One Labeo rohita strain BAU-BD-2019 chromosome 12, IGBB_LRoh.1.0, whole genome shotgun sequence genomic region harbors:
- the LOC127174126 gene encoding kelch repeat and BTB domain-containing protein 13, producing MVHEQSNLGTHRQDRGVMGPPCSLGHEEEQGEESTGILRVRVEESIFTIDRAVLGQNCEYFRALFRSGMKDSQLNEFHLQGGLKARGFLIAMAVSRGECPVIRDPDEIVEAAECAAFLQVDVLVQHLIDLLDTDNCILLFHTAAVYGLWRLFHSAAVFIRDAYTDVQEAFEALPEELICYVESLSPMSFVALGTHSPSMKILQDCYRTVFYLDEKPGVWKHLTDLPTDASTSMAGVAVVENRLYIVGGVRGVTKETVDVSFCYDTESNSWSVFDGPQQSRYNFTLVGHNGHLYAIGGEFDKRIMSSVEVCDVSTGAWTLCKHAPRSVAGAASAVARRRIFVCFWKPPDTTDIYEYSPKNDEWTLVTTMVKPQSYGHCMVAHADNLYVMRNGPCDDFLRCLMDCYNITTGQWTAMPGHYVNSRGALFSAMVRGNSAFTVNRNLTLEYVICSDKWKPRRQMVGFPKSGSLWTCLLRLPKSTDAQQERDAEEALEIDANVESVEEDSAEANQPL from the coding sequence ATGGTTCATGAACAGAGTAATCTGGGTACGCACAGGCAGGATAGAGGCGTTATGGGGCCCCCCTGCAGTTTGGGACATGAGGAAGAACAAGGTGAAGAGTCCACTGGAATTCTGAGAGTACGGGTTGAAGAAAGCATTTTCACCATAGACAGGGCCGTCCTGGGGCAGAACTGTGAGTATTTCCGTGCTCTCTTCCGCTCTGGGATGAAGGATAGCCAGCTGAACGAGTTCCACTTGCAGGGAGGCCTGAAAGCGAGGGGTTTCCTTATTGCAATGGCAGTTTCCAGAGGTGAGTGCCCTGTTATACGAGATCCAGACGAGATCGTGGAGGCTGCCGAGTGTGCGGCCTTTCTTCAGGTCGATGTACTGGTTCAGCACTTGATAGACCTTCTTGATACCGACAACTGCATTCTTTTGTTCCACACGGCGGCGGTGTACGGCTTGTGGAGGTTGTTTCACAGCGCTGCTGTGTTCATCCGAGACGCTTACACTGACGTGCAAGAAGCTTTTGAGGCACTCCCAGAGGAGCTGATCTGCTACGTGGAGTCGCTTTCACCAATGTCATTTGTGGCTCTAGGAACTCATTCGCCATCCATGAAGATTCTGCAGGACTGCTACAGGACTGTGTTTTACCTTGATGAGAAACCAGGTGTTTGGAAACATCTGACTGACCTACCAACAGATGCCAGCACCTCTATGGCCGGGGTGGCTGTTGTGGAGAACCGATTGTATATTGTTGGAGGAGTGCGAGGGGTTACCAAGGAAACTGTTGATGTGAGCTTCTGCTATGATACAGAATCCAACTCCTGGAGTGTGTTTGATGGTCCTCAGCAGTCTAGATACAACTTCACCCTTGTGGGTCACAATGGACATTTATATGCCATCGGAGGTGAGTTTGACAAAAGAATCATGTCCTCTGTAGAAGTGTGTGATGTTTCCACAGGCGCCTGGACGTTGTGCAAGCATGCGCCTCGTTCTGTAGCTGGAGCTGCTAGCGCAGTTGCCAGGCGTAGGATATTCGTATGTTTCTGGAAGCCACCGGATACTACGGACATTTATGAATACTCACCTAAAAATGATGAATGGACGCTGGTCACCACTATGGTCAAGCCTCAGAGTTACGGACACTGCATGGTGGCTCACGCCGACAACCTTTATGTTATGAGGAACGGGCCTTGTGATGACTTCCTGCGCTGCCTCATGGACTGCTACAATATCACTACAGGTCAATGGACGGCTATGCCAGGACACTACGTCAATAGCAGGGGCGCCCTCTTCTCGGCTATGGTGAGGGGGAACTCTGCGTTCACCGTCAACCGCAATTTGACCCTGGAATATGTAATTTGCAGTGACAAGTGGAAGCCTCGTAGACAGATGGTGGGTTTTCCAAAAAGTGGCTCGCTTTGGACTTGCTTACTCAGACTGCCTAAGAGCACAGATGCACAGCAGGAGCGTGATGCAGAGGAAGCTCTGGAGATTGACGCCAATGTGGAAAGTGTGGAAGAAGATTCAGCAGAGGCTAATCAGCCACTTTAG